A stretch of DNA from Arachis hypogaea cultivar Tifrunner chromosome 19, arahy.Tifrunner.gnm2.J5K5, whole genome shotgun sequence:
TAGTATGTTGTATAAAGATTTTCTTGATTCTCTTGCTGTTCTATATCATATTCGTATTGATGTGTTTTGATGACTATGACAAGCTCTTGCACCCCTTGAGTATTGACAGTCAAGTTTGTTGAATTGTTTCTCATCAAGCATCTAGTTTCATTATAACATTGTAAGCATCCAACTGAATTTCATAATGATTAAATGGTTTCCAAATTATGATTCAGGTTGACTATGCATGCACACCTGAAGAAGTTCAACAGCATTTTCAGTCGTGTGGAACTGTGAACAGAGTTACAATATTGACAGACAAATTTGGGCAGCCAAAAGGATTTGCTTATGTAGAGTTCGTTGAGATAGATGCTGTTCAGAATGCTCTCCTGTTAAATGAATCAGAATTGCATGGTCGACAACTGAAGGTCTTCATTATCAGATAATTTGTGCAAGTTTACTTAGTTTCTCCCCTCCCCCTTCCATTTGATTATACTTGTTCTTGAATTCTGCTTTTCTGTTCAGGTGTCTGCTAAGCGTACAAATGTTCCTGGGATGAAACAGTATTTTGGAAGACGACCTGGGGGTTTCCGATCCAGGAGGCCTTTCATGCCTGCTCCATTCTATCCACCATATGGTTATGGGTAAGCTATAATCATAAACTGAAGAATGTAGAAAATATGCCTTTGATTTGTTGCTTCTTTCGTATGTTCTTCCATGAGCTGTGTACATTTTGGTGACTTACAAAGTGAAAGTACGTTTCGGTTGAAATGGTCTTTTACATCTATAGCCTGATATTActgagaaataaataaatttgtgtgTTTGACGCCCGACAGTAATACATCTAATGATAACTCTGGTGTTGTTCAGTTTTCGAAATCTGAAATTTTTGTGATAAAAGTGTTGAACATTACATCATATGATTGATCAAATCATTTGAACATGCAGAAGGGTCCCAAGGTTTAGAAGACCTACTCGATACAGGCCATACTAGTGCTCAATatcagagattaacggattatcATCACTCGTGTTTACGGTAAAGGAGGACAAGGCGTTATTGATTTACCATTGTAATAATTTTCGTTGGTGGGAGCAAGGACATGATGAATCTTTGATTTACACACACCAGACAAAATTAAATGCCCTTTGCTCCGTTAGATGTATGATATGATCAAATGTTTAGGTTGGTCACATCATTACTGTTTTACTAAGCTTTGTATGTTCCTATTACAGAGGGTTGTGAAAGTTTACCTTATACACACACTAACGGTGTAGGCAACTATGTAGGCGAATTTCGGAGTAGTGTTTTATTATTGTGACCTTTTAAGTTATTAAATTAAACGATACTGTTCAATGTTTGATTtttataagataaagaacgatgctagatttttttaaaaaaaaaacagagagagaaaaagagccACAATGTTCAATGCTGAAATGGTAGTGCTGGGAAAGtcaattgtttttctttttttggtcatAGGTAAATTCACTTGTTATAAGCTAGTTTGAAGCAGGTTTGTTTGAAGTTGTGCgtggatatttttaaaagaattagtTTCAGAGAATTATGGCCTGTGATCGTAAGAGTAATTTTTTGGTTTCTCCTGTGGTTGGTTGGTGTTGCCAGTGAAACACTTTTGAGCACTTAGTATTATGTTGTGCGTTAATTTCAAACgaaataattctaaaatattaataatgtatGTTTTATCTCTCAACCAAGTGTTGAGAGTGAAAAAGCCTTAAAATTTTGAGTCAATGTTTCTAATTAGTGACAAAATAGCTTGATGCTTCGATGGTAGACCAAAAACTTGAGTTAAGCCCCATTTTGGTCTCTGAGATTGGTGAGTTGCACTGATTTAGTCTTCAAGATTCCAATTGCACTAAATTAGTCTCTCAGATTTGAAAAAATGCACCACGTTAATTCTTTTCCCAATTTCTGTCACCGGAGCACTGACGTCGTCAGTGACGTGGCCAGTTCTTGCCACGCTGGACAgaatgaaacgacgtcgtttctaaTTTGGCGCTAAACACTCATTTGAACGACATCGTTTGTATGTGATGGGAAATAAAACGTTAGTCACCCTTTTTTGTTTCTACTTTTCGTCTTCTACTTCTCCATGAGTGACGCAGAGAAAAAAAGTTTCTCTTCCATGAGTGACCCAAAATAGCAATAGGTAGCTGCAATAGGATTTCTCGAGACCATTGGAACACGACGTTTGCTGTGCAGTTGTCGGAAGAGTTCGTTTGCCACTACAAGGATCTTTTGTCTCGTCACTGAGGTTAGTGATGatgatactttttttttctttcaaatttaatGGAATGTTGTGATGTTTGTTGATCATGGTTAAGTGTTTTGTATATTGTCGGTTCATAAGTTTTGAAACTGATTTTGTGCTAGGGTTTTGTTTTGATGTTTTGTGGGACTGTATTTAGGGGTTTCTTTTTATGCTCTGTTCCGATGGTGGAAGAATCAGCACCTTCGCATGAGtgatcatgtttttttttttatgatattttcaaTGGCTTTTATGAATGTTATTGATGAAAACTGTCTTAAAGATATCAGTGTGTGTTACTGTTGATGAAAATAAATTCTTTTGAACCATGCAGATGGATGTGCAGTTAGATATTATGTTCCACCATAGGGAAAAGTTTCAGAAAGATGAGAATGGGATAACTATTTATTCCCCTGATAAGAAGGCATGTGTTGGTGACATTGATCAAGATACTTTGGATATATTTTGGGTGAGGAATTATTATAAAGAACTAGGATATGATAAGATAGAAGAATGTTGGTGGCATGTTCCTAGGAGGAGTTTAGACAGTGGTTTAAGAGCTCTGAATTCTGATGATGAATTAAGAGAGATGTGTTTCATGGCTCAAGAAAATGATGGACTAGTTGATATTTACTTTGAGCATGCAGTGTCATCACCAGAATTTCTAGAGGGGAAGGAGATTGTTCTGTATGTTGAAGATGAGCATGATGAACCCAAAAAAGATAGTCCTGCCAAGCCTAACGAGAAATATGTAACAATGCCTGGCAATGAACCCCTAGCAAGCAAGATCCATGAACAAGCTACCTACCCCCTGTCTGACAACAATGAACCCTGAACCACATCCAATTCTAATCCCAATGAATGCAATAAGCCCACTACCCTGGCTGATAACACCTCACCACCCAACAACACAGAACCAACAGATCCTGGTGCTAATAACCCAACATCCCACATCAAGGAACCCATTACCAACAATAATGCTAATCAAGCTACTACTATAAAGCCTAACAGGAAGACTCCTCCAATTTGCCCAAAGACTAAACCCAAGGAAAATGCAATCTCAAAGCCAAAACCCAACAGTACATCTTCTTCCAAGCCCAAGAGAAGCTCGAAGCCCAGTTACAAAACCAAAGCCTATTGCACAAGGTCTGCTTCAAGGGTGAGGCAAGTCCATCAAAGTCTCAAGAAAAAACAAGTTGTAATGTTGT
This window harbors:
- the LOC112776391 gene encoding polyadenylate-binding protein 1 isoform X2, which codes for MEQEEHEVYGADIPDEADMDADADLQEHDDDHDNNHHASSHANKDLEDMKKRLKEIEEEASALREMQAKVEKEMGAVQDSTGSSASQAEKEEVDSRSIYVGNVDYACTPEEVQQHFQSCGTVNRVTILTDKFGQPKGFAYVEFVEIDAVQNALLLNESELHGRQLKVSAKRTNVPGMKQYFGRRPGGFRSRRPFMPAPFYPPYGYGRVPRFRRPTRYRPY
- the LOC112776391 gene encoding polyadenylate-binding protein 1 isoform X1, which gives rise to MEQEEHEVYGADIPDEADMDADADLQEHDDDHDNNHHASSHANKQDLEDMKKRLKEIEEEASALREMQAKVEKEMGAVQDSTGSSASQAEKEEVDSRSIYVGNVDYACTPEEVQQHFQSCGTVNRVTILTDKFGQPKGFAYVEFVEIDAVQNALLLNESELHGRQLKVSAKRTNVPGMKQYFGRRPGGFRSRRPFMPAPFYPPYGYGRVPRFRRPTRYRPY